One Festucalex cinctus isolate MCC-2025b chromosome 1, RoL_Fcin_1.0, whole genome shotgun sequence genomic region harbors:
- the LOC144024504 gene encoding somatostatin receptor type 5-like isoform X2 — MEAAVENASTPFQDPPLLLLNVSNTTTPDDGSDPGVGGVLIPLIYVIVCVIGLGGNTLVIHIVLHHSKMESVTNMYILNLAIADELFMLGLPFLAVQNSLQAWPFGSFMCRLVMTVDSINQFTSIFCLTVMSVDRYLAVGHPVRSARWRRPHVAKAVNGTVWALSFLVVLPVVVFANIQKTGGTCNILWPAPAKVWRAVFIIYTSTVGFLCPLLIICLCYLLIVFKVRSSAKKVHAASAKRRKSERKVTRMVVIVVAVFVLCWLPFYALNILNLLVALPHEYQGLYYFVVVLGYANSCANPVVYGFMSDNFKRGFRKALCRANRKVEDHVVQVQPAQESGRRALVPRESLRRGLREDDDVSEMTQVLGIGQNGCPAQTLEPLLAHHEVGVLNPEGQMPDPGSRDLETCEASLATPLLGNKANGSAKTKPDDNVKHSTSLEIIDL; from the exons ATGGAAGCGGCGGTGGAGAACGCCAGCACCCCGTTCCAGGATCCTCCTCTCCTTCTACTGAACGTCTCCAACACGACGACGCCGGACGACGGTTCGGACCCCGGCGTGGGGGGCGTCTTGATTCCGCTCATCTACGTCATCGTGTGCGTGATCGGCCTGGGCGGAAACACGCTGGTCATTCACATCGTGCTGCATCATTCCAAGATGGAGTCGGTGACCAACATGTACATCCTCAACCTGGCAATCGCCGACGAGCTCTTTATGTTGGGCCTTCCCTTCCTGGCCGTGCAGAACTCCCTGCAGGCGTGGCCGTTCGGCTCGTTCATGTGCCGCCTGGTGATGACAGTGGACTCCATCAACCAGTTCACCAGCATCTTCTGCCTGACCGTGATGAGCGTGGACCGCTACCTGGCGGTGGGCCATCCCGTCCGCTCGGCCCGCTGGCGGCGCCCCCACGTTGCCAAGGCGGTCAACGGCACCGTGTGGGCGCTGTCCTTCCTGGTCGTCCTGCCCGTGGTGGTGTTCGCCAACATCCAGAAGACGGGCGGCACCTGCAACATACTATGGCCGGCCCCCGCCAAGGTGTGGAGGGCGGTGTTCATCATCTACACGTCCACGGTGGGCTTCCTGTGCCCACTGCTCATCATTTGCCTCTGCTACCTGCTCATCGTCTTCAAG GTACGCAGCTCGGCCAAGAAGGTCCACGCAGCCTCGGCTAAGCGTCGCAAGTCGGAGCGCAAGGTGACGCGCATGGTGGTGATCGTGGTGGCCGTCTTCGTCTTGTGCTGGTTGCCCTTCTACGCGCTTAACATCCTCAATCTGCTGGTGGCGCTGCCCCACGAGTACCAGGGCCTGTACTACTTCGTGGTGGTGCTGGGCTACGCCAACAGCTGTGCCAACCCCGTAGTCTACGGCTTCATGTCAGACAATTTCAAGAGAGGCTTCCGCAAAGCCCTCTGCCGCGCCAACCGCAAGGTGGAGGACCATGTCGTCCAGGTCCAGCCGGCACAGGAGAGCGGCAGGCGGGCACTGGTGCCCCGGGAGAGCCTGAGAAGGGGACTGCGCGAAGACGACGATGTCTCGGAAATGACGCAAGTCTTGGGAATTGGGCAAAATGGATGCCCGGCGCAGACTCTGGAGCCTTTGCTGGCGCACCATGAGGTCGGGGTGCTGAATCCCGAGGGGCAAATGCCGGACCCCGGCAGCAGGGACCTTGAGACCTGCGAGGCATCACTAGCAACACCTTTGCTTGGAAACAAAGCAAATGGGAGCGCAAAAACAAAGCCTGATGACAACGTGAAGCACAGCACCTCTTTGGAAATAATCGACTTGTAG
- the LOC144024504 gene encoding somatostatin receptor type 5-like isoform X1 codes for MTQATGLTSTDMEAAVENASTPFQDPPLLLLNVSNTTTPDDGSDPGVGGVLIPLIYVIVCVIGLGGNTLVIHIVLHHSKMESVTNMYILNLAIADELFMLGLPFLAVQNSLQAWPFGSFMCRLVMTVDSINQFTSIFCLTVMSVDRYLAVGHPVRSARWRRPHVAKAVNGTVWALSFLVVLPVVVFANIQKTGGTCNILWPAPAKVWRAVFIIYTSTVGFLCPLLIICLCYLLIVFKVRSSAKKVHAASAKRRKSERKVTRMVVIVVAVFVLCWLPFYALNILNLLVALPHEYQGLYYFVVVLGYANSCANPVVYGFMSDNFKRGFRKALCRANRKVEDHVVQVQPAQESGRRALVPRESLRRGLREDDDVSEMTQVLGIGQNGCPAQTLEPLLAHHEVGVLNPEGQMPDPGSRDLETCEASLATPLLGNKANGSAKTKPDDNVKHSTSLEIIDL; via the exons ATGACACAAGCGACTGGTttgacaagcacag ACATGGAAGCGGCGGTGGAGAACGCCAGCACCCCGTTCCAGGATCCTCCTCTCCTTCTACTGAACGTCTCCAACACGACGACGCCGGACGACGGTTCGGACCCCGGCGTGGGGGGCGTCTTGATTCCGCTCATCTACGTCATCGTGTGCGTGATCGGCCTGGGCGGAAACACGCTGGTCATTCACATCGTGCTGCATCATTCCAAGATGGAGTCGGTGACCAACATGTACATCCTCAACCTGGCAATCGCCGACGAGCTCTTTATGTTGGGCCTTCCCTTCCTGGCCGTGCAGAACTCCCTGCAGGCGTGGCCGTTCGGCTCGTTCATGTGCCGCCTGGTGATGACAGTGGACTCCATCAACCAGTTCACCAGCATCTTCTGCCTGACCGTGATGAGCGTGGACCGCTACCTGGCGGTGGGCCATCCCGTCCGCTCGGCCCGCTGGCGGCGCCCCCACGTTGCCAAGGCGGTCAACGGCACCGTGTGGGCGCTGTCCTTCCTGGTCGTCCTGCCCGTGGTGGTGTTCGCCAACATCCAGAAGACGGGCGGCACCTGCAACATACTATGGCCGGCCCCCGCCAAGGTGTGGAGGGCGGTGTTCATCATCTACACGTCCACGGTGGGCTTCCTGTGCCCACTGCTCATCATTTGCCTCTGCTACCTGCTCATCGTCTTCAAG GTACGCAGCTCGGCCAAGAAGGTCCACGCAGCCTCGGCTAAGCGTCGCAAGTCGGAGCGCAAGGTGACGCGCATGGTGGTGATCGTGGTGGCCGTCTTCGTCTTGTGCTGGTTGCCCTTCTACGCGCTTAACATCCTCAATCTGCTGGTGGCGCTGCCCCACGAGTACCAGGGCCTGTACTACTTCGTGGTGGTGCTGGGCTACGCCAACAGCTGTGCCAACCCCGTAGTCTACGGCTTCATGTCAGACAATTTCAAGAGAGGCTTCCGCAAAGCCCTCTGCCGCGCCAACCGCAAGGTGGAGGACCATGTCGTCCAGGTCCAGCCGGCACAGGAGAGCGGCAGGCGGGCACTGGTGCCCCGGGAGAGCCTGAGAAGGGGACTGCGCGAAGACGACGATGTCTCGGAAATGACGCAAGTCTTGGGAATTGGGCAAAATGGATGCCCGGCGCAGACTCTGGAGCCTTTGCTGGCGCACCATGAGGTCGGGGTGCTGAATCCCGAGGGGCAAATGCCGGACCCCGGCAGCAGGGACCTTGAGACCTGCGAGGCATCACTAGCAACACCTTTGCTTGGAAACAAAGCAAATGGGAGCGCAAAAACAAAGCCTGATGACAACGTGAAGCACAGCACCTCTTTGGAAATAATCGACTTGTAG
- the LOC144024504 gene encoding somatostatin receptor type 5-like isoform X3, whose amino-acid sequence MFVVASKLTFSRHGSGGGERQHPVPGSSSPSTERLQHDDAGRRFGPRRGGRLDSAHLRHRNSLQAWPFGSFMCRLVMTVDSINQFTSIFCLTVMSVDRYLAVGHPVRSARWRRPHVAKAVNGTVWALSFLVVLPVVVFANIQKTGGTCNILWPAPAKVWRAVFIIYTSTVGFLCPLLIICLCYLLIVFKVRSSAKKVHAASAKRRKSERKVTRMVVIVVAVFVLCWLPFYALNILNLLVALPHEYQGLYYFVVVLGYANSCANPVVYGFMSDNFKRGFRKALCRANRKVEDHVVQVQPAQESGRRALVPRESLRRGLREDDDVSEMTQVLGIGQNGCPAQTLEPLLAHHEVGVLNPEGQMPDPGSRDLETCEASLATPLLGNKANGSAKTKPDDNVKHSTSLEIIDL is encoded by the exons atgtttgttgttgcaTCCAAGCTGACGTTTTCCAGACATGGAAGCGGCGGTGGAGAACGCCAGCACCCCGTTCCAGGATCCTCCTCTCCTTCTACTGAACGTCTCCAACACGACGACGCCGGACGACGGTTCGGACCCCGGCGTGGGGGGCGTCTTGATTCCGCTCATCTACGTCATCGT AACTCCCTGCAGGCGTGGCCGTTCGGCTCGTTCATGTGCCGCCTGGTGATGACAGTGGACTCCATCAACCAGTTCACCAGCATCTTCTGCCTGACCGTGATGAGCGTGGACCGCTACCTGGCGGTGGGCCATCCCGTCCGCTCGGCCCGCTGGCGGCGCCCCCACGTTGCCAAGGCGGTCAACGGCACCGTGTGGGCGCTGTCCTTCCTGGTCGTCCTGCCCGTGGTGGTGTTCGCCAACATCCAGAAGACGGGCGGCACCTGCAACATACTATGGCCGGCCCCCGCCAAGGTGTGGAGGGCGGTGTTCATCATCTACACGTCCACGGTGGGCTTCCTGTGCCCACTGCTCATCATTTGCCTCTGCTACCTGCTCATCGTCTTCAAG GTACGCAGCTCGGCCAAGAAGGTCCACGCAGCCTCGGCTAAGCGTCGCAAGTCGGAGCGCAAGGTGACGCGCATGGTGGTGATCGTGGTGGCCGTCTTCGTCTTGTGCTGGTTGCCCTTCTACGCGCTTAACATCCTCAATCTGCTGGTGGCGCTGCCCCACGAGTACCAGGGCCTGTACTACTTCGTGGTGGTGCTGGGCTACGCCAACAGCTGTGCCAACCCCGTAGTCTACGGCTTCATGTCAGACAATTTCAAGAGAGGCTTCCGCAAAGCCCTCTGCCGCGCCAACCGCAAGGTGGAGGACCATGTCGTCCAGGTCCAGCCGGCACAGGAGAGCGGCAGGCGGGCACTGGTGCCCCGGGAGAGCCTGAGAAGGGGACTGCGCGAAGACGACGATGTCTCGGAAATGACGCAAGTCTTGGGAATTGGGCAAAATGGATGCCCGGCGCAGACTCTGGAGCCTTTGCTGGCGCACCATGAGGTCGGGGTGCTGAATCCCGAGGGGCAAATGCCGGACCCCGGCAGCAGGGACCTTGAGACCTGCGAGGCATCACTAGCAACACCTTTGCTTGGAAACAAAGCAAATGGGAGCGCAAAAACAAAGCCTGATGACAACGTGAAGCACAGCACCTCTTTGGAAATAATCGACTTGTAG
- the grap2a gene encoding GRB2-related adapter protein 2a, with product MEAIGKYDFTATAAGELNFKKDDVVKILSTHGEWYKAEMDGHEGFVPKNYIDVTTPGWFQENATRGMAEQILSAKPVGDFVIRGCQSSPGNFSISVKHECDVQHFKVIRDEQGHYFLWAERFKSLNKLVDFYKTTSISKTTNIFLNDKAIRATPGTQSVNTVAGGNLPEQQSMAHIMTTCARRVADQPQHNYMPRGRVLEERVESVVQSGRRSPIAAARAPDTARIHQQRALPPQQALALYNFKAEEDDELSFCTGDVINITDASDPAWWMGQCGGRKGLFPANYTKPL from the exons ATGGAGGCAATAGGAAAGTACGATTTCACAGCGACGGCGGCTGGCGAGCTGAACTTCAAGAAGGACGACGTGGTCAAG ATTTTAAGCACGCACGGCGAGTGGTACAAAGCCGAGATGGATGGGCACGAAGGCTTCGTCCCCAAAAACTACATAGACGTGACCACGCCCGG ATGGTTCCAGGAGAACGCCACTCGCGGAATGGCTGAGCAAATCCTCAGCGCCAAACCTGTCGGAGACTTCGTGATCCGAGGATGTCAAAGTTCACCGGGAAACTTCTCCATCTCTGTCAA GCACGAGTGCGACGTGCAGCACTTCAAGGTCATCCGCGACGAGCAAGGTCACTACTTCCTGTGGGCCGAGAGGTTCAAGTCCCTCAACAAGCTGGTGGACTTCTACAAGACCACCTCCATCTCAAAGACCACCAACATCTTTCTCAACGACAAGGCCATCAGAGCAACGCCCGGCACGCAATCAGTAAATACT GTGGCGGGAGGAAATTTACCCGAACAGCAAAGCATGGCCCACATCATGACCACCTGTGCACGACGAGTCGCCGATCAGCCTCAACACAACTACATG CCTAGAGGGCGTGTGCTGGAAGAGCGCGTTGAGAGCGTTGTCCAATCAGGAAGAAGAAGCCCGATTGCTGCTGCTCGAGCTCCTGACACGGCCCGCATCCACCAG caaagggccCTGCCACCACAACAGGCCTTAGCTTTGTACAACTTCAAGGCCGAAGAAGACGACGAGTTGAGCTTCTGCACCGGTGACGTCATCAACATCACCGACGCCTCCGACCCTGCATGGTGGATGGGACAATGTGGGGGCAGGAAAGGACTCTTTCCAGCAAACTACACCAAACCATTATGA